GGGTATTCAATAGTATGGCTGCGGTGGAAGATACTCTGGTTGATTCCCTGGTTACTTTGGAAAACGATCACAAAAGCGTCAAAGGTTTAATCGGCTTTGATTGGATTATTGATAATATATCGAATGCATTTTAGTATAACCATTGACGGCCTAGCTGAGGTTCAGCAGAAAAGGTTCCATCTCTCGCAAATGTCCAAATGGTTTAAACATCTGATCGTATCCGAGGAGACCGGCAGTCAAAAGCCATGCCCGGAATTCTTTGAATTCGCCCTCCGAGCAATCCGACATTGTGGGAGGTATGAATTATGGGATAGACACCTGCTGGCTCAACCCCAAAGACGCGGTTGCGCCTGAAGGCATCAGCCCCACCTTCGTCATCAATAAACTGGAAGACCTGAAATCCATCTTATAGTCCGGCCAATGAGAATCGTAACCACATTCATAGTCATTCTAATAACCAGCCTTGGGTTGGTGCAAGCGGCAAGCCGGATCGATGAAATCCCGATTCCCGCCGGCTATACTGCGGTAGAGTATCCCGCCTCCGGTTACAGCCATTGGGTCACCCGCTGTCCGCTAAAAAGCAATTTGGATATTTTGGATCATAGCGGCCGTAAGGT
This genomic stretch from candidate division TA06 bacterium harbors:
- a CDS encoding haloacid dehalogenase yields the protein MNYGIDTCWLNPKDAVAPEGISPTFVINKLEDLKSIL